The following proteins are encoded in a genomic region of Arachis ipaensis cultivar K30076 chromosome B02, Araip1.1, whole genome shotgun sequence:
- the LOC107624145 gene encoding uncharacterized protein LOC107624145, whose amino-acid sequence MIEPLFPMTTSPNPPIFVWYNAFNPQQDSSQHNIHLEKASVLFNLGALSTHITLSCDLSAVQGYRLAMDALYDASYWFSILWKLEAENASATIDLSVNCVQMLREMIAAQIADLTWKCPHSHSDGSSLAGLAGYLVTLRCRKAYDLSTLGPLAENLVQSSIPQFLESKMKTRHVQTDPSDVTEQFLSGYCEAQSLLQEGCQTPCLDLLSEVGPVMIKDGNLVINLRGNMGRIGGDELPGDHSNMTIDRN is encoded by the exons ATGATTGAGCCTTTGTTCCCCATGACTACCTCACCCAATCCACCTATCTTTGTTTGGTACAATGCATTCAACCCACAACAGGACTCTTCTCAGCACAACATCCATTTGGAGAAGGCCTCTGTTCTCTTCAACCTGGGAGCCCTCTCCACCCACATTACTCTCTCCTGCGATCTCAGCGCCGTTCAAGGCTATCGCCTTGCCATGGACGCATTATATGACGCTTCATATTGGTTCTCCATACTGTGGAAGCTTGAGGCTGAGAATGCATCTGCCACCATTGACTTGTCAGTAAACTGTGTCCAGATGCTGCGCGAGATGATAGCGGCTCAGATTGCCGACTTGACATGGAAGTGTCCTCATTCTCATTCTGATGGATCATCATTAGCTGGATTAGCTGGATATCTT GTTACTCTGCGTTGTCGGAAAGCTTATGATCTGTCGACATTGGGGCCTTTAGCTGAGAATCTTGTTCAATCCTCGATACCTCAATTTCTTGAGTCCAAGATGAAAACCCGCCATGTTCAAACTGATCCTAGTGATGTCACTGAACAATTTCTTTCAGGGTATTGTGAGGCTCAATCCCTGCTTCAAGAGGGATGTCAAACACCATGCTTGGACCTTCTCTCCGAGGTTGGCCCTGTCATGATTAAGGATGGAAATCTTGTGATCAACCTTAGAGGCAATATGGGTCGCATTGGAGGAGATGAGCTCCCAGGAGACCACAGTAACATGACCATAGACAGAAACTAG